The Vitis riparia cultivar Riparia Gloire de Montpellier isolate 1030 chromosome 3, EGFV_Vit.rip_1.0, whole genome shotgun sequence genome segment AACAATGACTTACAGAAATTGTAgaacataaataaaatgaggAGCCGCCACCTTCAATTGCTTAGTAGTCTTTTGCAATATACCTTTGTgttatttatgtataaaatctTTCAGTTGGGACAAGGCTTGCTAGACTTAAGTTTGGTTCATATGCATATATAATTGCCATGTTTGTTCTTCTCAAGTCCTCAAAAATCTCTtacaaaacagaaaataattctCCAGTCTACCAAAGACAGATTTGAGCTCCGCTATTAATAAGTTTCAATCAAGCTGTGGCATCTTATGAAGTTGATGAGACTGCTAAACCACTCAATCAAGTCTGAGTTTTCATGCATGAGGCCGACAAAATATTAGAACATccaccaaaatatatatatgtacacaACATATACATATTTCACAGGGAGTCCATTCTGATAGCTTTATTGAGACCTGTTGGCTCCTTTGAACCCATTTAGTCCGATGAACAAGAGAACATGGGACACATTGGTTACTGGTTTTGCAAACACAAAGTTCTTTTTGCCTCTCATTAGAGGGTTCAGACAAATCAAAAGACTTATAAAGTAATTGAACTGGTCCCCCATTATACCAGTACAATGACTACATGTAAATGGGAGAAAAGTTTACGAACATTCTCTAGGAAAACACTGTAAGAAGTAAAGACTCCAGGTTCAGCTCCTGGCTTCATTACAGCAATGAAGTTTAATATTTCCCTcactgattttttttcctcaagaCAGCATTTTTCTGCAAATAGCTTCCAGGCAATAGAGTGAAATTAGTTGCAAACCAAACAGTCATGCCCGTTGTATCACAGGCAACTAAAATGGTGGTAACAACAACTGCCCtggtttttgagaaaatattttcattagcCTGTTTGTTTAATGAGGTAGCTAACTGAAACATGATATACTACTGGGAAATCACTTCCATGGAAAAAAACAATGCCCATATCAAACAGTTTTCAGGCAGCACCAAAACTTCTGGATTTTGAATAGACCCACAAACCAAACATGGGAATGAAAGGGTAGGTTTTGAAAGACTCTCCAATCCAATTAAGAGGCATTGGAGATGGAAACAGAAAGCTCTATCTAACACATTAACAACCAACCTGAACAACAACACAAGGGCCATGGCCATCTCCCTAGCAACTATTGAAAGGCCTGTAAAATATCCTTGCCATGACATTTTAAGTTATTGAGAGAGGGACCAAAGCATTTATTTAATGGAAGGAAGCttccagaaaaaataaaataaaattcatcttGTCTCTCCTATTTAAATGACTGGTGAGGAAGGACAAGAATTATTtcaattaactaaaaaattaatttgatcgCAGGATTGAGAAAGAACACTCACATAATCTCAGTGTATCTTATTCTCCATGCAGGAAACCCTAGGTGGCATCTTACCGGTCCATAAATTAATAGGAGATCAGGGTCTGGCCCTCTGCAACCTTAAAGatcaagaaaaacataaaaggttaaattgggggaaaaaaaaaacaagaaaggaaaGCGGATATATAAACTAAGAAGCAAATTTGAGAACTAAAACAGACCAACAGCTTTTAGTGCCTCTGCCATATGAGGTTCCGTAAAGATTGACTCCTCTGAACTGCCACCAGAATCAGCTGATTTCAAATACTTCATGAAAAGTAGATTAGCAGCTTTGGTCACTGCTCCCTTTCCATCAGAAATTGAAGCAAATTCCAAGGTTATATGTTCTTGGTCAAGtagtaaattattttcatcgACTCCCTGCATAAAATGGGAGCCAATCAACTTCATTACCACAGGAATTACAATGACATAAGAATTAATTATGGTAACagcataaaaaaacaaaatgagggttagatttcaattttgtctgaaaataagaaaattcatGTAGAATTCAAAGAATATCAAATAGCAGCTGAAAGCAACAAAAATGAAAGACAAATCCAGGCTTCGCCTTAAATTCATTGGTTGAAGTCTTGTCAAGTCAAGTCCAGACAAGTAGCCCAACTAGAGATAGTAACCTCTAAATATAGCTTCAAATCAAAAGAGAGGTCGGTTTGCAGCTACAAACCAAAAATGGTTTGAACTAAACCGTCACTGATAGATTGATCATGGCAACATGCCCATAAACAGCCTCATCAAATGTGAGTAAATATTGCCTGTAATGGTGGAGAATTCAGGAAATAAAAGTAATGCTAGAGGATGGTACCTCAAACAATGTAGCATCAGTCAGTTTCTCCAATATAGCTTCCTTTGATTTCTTCAGCACTCctagaatgaaaagaaaaaaggttaaaaacaaTAGCCAGAGAAGTAAAATACCTGCACACCAGAGAAGCAAATTACTGGGCTTTGCCAGGCATCTGTACCTTCATTATCATAAAGGCAGACATGCTTCACACCAATTGTTGCCAGCCAATTCAAAAGCTCGATAACTTTAGGGATCTGATGAGCTTCTTCACTTTCTATCACAATGGCCAGGTAACGAAGATTGCCTAAATTAAGGGCTTCGTACCTCTTCAGTAGTCCACTAGAGATAAAACAGCTTTCTAGCACATAAGCTGCTTGCCGTGCCAGGAACCACACGCTGacaataaaatgaagaaaatgccAGAGTACCTTAAGTCCAAGACTCCCGATCTGCACAAGCCTTAAAGCCAAATGAATAtctaatttaagtttttaagaaaGCTAGCAACATGAATGTCAATAAGCCATGTTCATCTATTGAGATGGCTTGCCTAGACTTGCCCCTTTTTGGACATAAATGACATAACGATTAATCAATTATAAGCTCTTAAAAAGCACAAAAATTCAACTTATCAGATTCCTAACACCAAATAAATGATTGAATTCAGTTGATTCACGATGAACAACATATtaattatgtgaaaaaaaaaggaaatgaaaattactTCATTAAGATTCTAAAATGGTACCCTCCTTGCAGCAAAAGCTATCATACTTTTTTGTCTTTCATGTTAACCCATTTGGGTTGATTGGAAAGTGAGGAATAATACATCTTACACCTCAGACTTTAACATCTCATACACAGGATCTCATGCTGAAACACCTCTGGGGTCagctagaaaaataaaaacaaatctccCTTTCAACAGATTATGAGTGAGGAATACAACTGTTAAGAAAATCCCTTGAAATTTATTCACATGATCTTTGAGTTAAAGATATTCCGAAATCTGATGCATAGCCTCAACGGCTCTTAACCTCTGCTACCTTCCCCCACCCCTAAAACTAAAAAGAAGCCACTCTCACAAAGTACATCTTTTCTTACTTGTCAAGTTTGTCTCTCAAACTTATTGCAGTCAAAAACTTCAATTCATGGGGCTTTTCACTGTCCCACAAATATAAGATCAATTTATACTTCATCATATTTAAGCCCATTTTCTTGTAAACATATCTTACTTCACAATGCACATATGAACATTTTTTGGATTCAAAAAATAACATCACCTACACCTTCCATTTTCCTCCAGCAGTGACCATGTATTTTCTCTACAGCTTCGATTTCATTTTGTTAGCGCGCCATTCTAAAGGATGGCATTTATTCTCAAATGctataggaaataaaatttatttattttttgaaacaaaacaaaatttaatactACCATGTCAACACAAGCCTCCTCAAATCAAACAACCA includes the following:
- the LOC117908646 gene encoding dehydrodolichyl diphosphate synthase complex subunit NUS1 isoform X2 produces the protein MDFGDEVQKIGSLGLKVLWHFLHFIVSVWFLARQAAYVLESCFISSGLLKRYEALNLGNLRYLAIVIESEEAHQIPKVIELLNWLATIGVKHVCLYDNEGVLKKSKEAILEKLTDATLFEGVDENNLLLDQEHITLEFASISDGKGAVTKAANLLFMKYLKSADSGGSSEESIFTEPHMAEALKAVGCRGPDPDLLLIYGPVRCHLGFPAWRIRYTEIIHMGPLKSMKYGSLLKAIYKFSMVHQNYGT
- the LOC117908646 gene encoding dehydrodolichyl diphosphate synthase complex subunit NUS1 isoform X4, which produces MKFRRYIVGYLIVWFLARQAAYVLESCFISSGLLKRYEALNLGNLRYLAIVIESEEAHQIPKVIELLNWLATIGVKHVCLYDNEGVLKKSKEAILEKLTDATLFEGVDENNLLLDQEHITLEFASISDGKGAVTKAANLLFMKYLKSADSGGSSEESIFTEPHMAEALKAVGCRGPDPDLLLIYGPVRCHLGFPAWRIRYTEIIHMGPLKSMKYGSLLKAIYKFSMVHQNYGT
- the LOC117908646 gene encoding dehydrodolichyl diphosphate synthase complex subunit NUS1 isoform X1, whose product is MDFGDEVQKVYCWISHIGSLGLKVLWHFLHFIVSVWFLARQAAYVLESCFISSGLLKRYEALNLGNLRYLAIVIESEEAHQIPKVIELLNWLATIGVKHVCLYDNEGVLKKSKEAILEKLTDATLFEGVDENNLLLDQEHITLEFASISDGKGAVTKAANLLFMKYLKSADSGGSSEESIFTEPHMAEALKAVGCRGPDPDLLLIYGPVRCHLGFPAWRIRYTEIIHMGPLKSMKYGSLLKAIYKFSMVHQNYGT
- the LOC117908646 gene encoding dehydrodolichyl diphosphate synthase complex subunit NUS1 isoform X3; protein product: MKFRRLVQIGSLGLKVLWHFLHFIVSVWFLARQAAYVLESCFISSGLLKRYEALNLGNLRYLAIVIESEEAHQIPKVIELLNWLATIGVKHVCLYDNEGVLKKSKEAILEKLTDATLFEGVDENNLLLDQEHITLEFASISDGKGAVTKAANLLFMKYLKSADSGGSSEESIFTEPHMAEALKAVGCRGPDPDLLLIYGPVRCHLGFPAWRIRYTEIIHMGPLKSMKYGSLLKAIYKFSMVHQNYGT
- the LOC117908646 gene encoding dehydrodolichyl diphosphate synthase complex subunit NUS1 isoform X5 codes for the protein MKFRSVWFLARQAAYVLESCFISSGLLKRYEALNLGNLRYLAIVIESEEAHQIPKVIELLNWLATIGVKHVCLYDNEGVLKKSKEAILEKLTDATLFEGVDENNLLLDQEHITLEFASISDGKGAVTKAANLLFMKYLKSADSGGSSEESIFTEPHMAEALKAVGCRGPDPDLLLIYGPVRCHLGFPAWRIRYTEIIHMGPLKSMKYGSLLKAIYKFSMVHQNYGT